In Colwellia sp. M166, a genomic segment contains:
- a CDS encoding acyl-CoA dehydrogenase C-terminal domain-containing protein, with product MSNYQAPMRDMQFLLHEVFKAEQLWATMPAVAELIDKDTADAILSEGAKLTSEVIAPLNRNSDEQGATWSNGDVTTPDGFAKAYQLYCEGGWGSLSGDPEHGGMGMPKMLQSFVEEMTQSASISFALYPMLTAGASLALSAHASTEMKQTYLENMYSGQWAGTMCLTEPHAGSDLGIMTAKAEAQADGSFALSGTKIFITGGEQDLTENIIHLVLAKIPGAPEGPRGISMFVVPKFLLNDDGSLGARNTVTCGSIEHKMGIKGSATCVMNFDGAKGFLVGEENKGLNYMFTMMNYERLGMGIQGVGAAETSYQQAAEYAIERIQGRSANGVKSADKKADSLIVHPDVRKMLLTMRAFNEGGRCFSTYVAKQLDIVKFSADEAQKKQAEQLVALLTPVAKAFMTDMAYESCNLGQMVFGGHGYVREWGQEQLVRDVRIAQIYEGTNGIQALDLLGRKVAANKAKFLDVYVAEINTFIEKNTQQQALDNFVKPLANALKKLSTVTELIITEQAHDKSMVGASATDYLAAFGLVSYAYMWALMAEKSLDQNDDDFYQAKLYVGEFFMERLLPRIDGHILAIEAGSKSLMSMPEGLFNYNH from the coding sequence ATGAGTAATTATCAAGCGCCGATGCGTGATATGCAATTTCTGTTACATGAAGTTTTCAAAGCCGAGCAGTTATGGGCAACCATGCCTGCTGTGGCAGAGCTGATTGATAAAGACACCGCCGATGCCATTTTGTCAGAAGGGGCTAAGTTAACCTCTGAAGTTATTGCACCTTTAAATCGTAATAGTGATGAACAAGGTGCGACATGGTCTAACGGCGATGTAACAACACCCGATGGTTTTGCTAAAGCATATCAACTGTATTGTGAAGGTGGTTGGGGCTCATTAAGTGGCGATCCCGAGCATGGCGGCATGGGTATGCCAAAAATGTTGCAATCGTTTGTTGAAGAAATGACACAATCGGCTTCTATTTCATTTGCGCTGTACCCTATGTTAACTGCTGGCGCTAGTTTAGCGCTGTCGGCACATGCTTCAACCGAAATGAAACAAACTTACCTGGAAAATATGTATTCAGGTCAGTGGGCCGGCACCATGTGCTTAACTGAACCTCATGCGGGTAGTGATTTAGGCATCATGACGGCAAAAGCAGAAGCGCAAGCTGATGGTAGTTTTGCTTTATCTGGCACTAAAATATTTATTACTGGCGGTGAGCAAGATTTAACTGAGAATATTATTCATTTAGTACTCGCTAAAATACCGGGCGCGCCAGAAGGTCCTCGTGGTATTTCTATGTTTGTAGTGCCGAAATTTTTATTAAACGATGATGGCAGCTTAGGCGCTAGAAATACCGTTACTTGTGGTTCAATCGAACACAAAATGGGTATTAAAGGCTCGGCTACTTGTGTGATGAACTTTGATGGCGCTAAAGGCTTTTTAGTTGGTGAAGAAAACAAAGGCCTAAACTACATGTTCACCATGATGAACTATGAACGTTTAGGCATGGGCATTCAAGGCGTTGGTGCAGCAGAAACCTCTTATCAGCAAGCGGCAGAATACGCCATTGAACGTATTCAAGGCCGCAGTGCTAATGGTGTAAAATCAGCGGATAAAAAAGCCGATTCACTTATTGTGCATCCTGATGTACGAAAAATGCTGTTAACCATGCGTGCTTTTAACGAAGGCGGCCGTTGTTTTTCTACTTATGTAGCTAAACAGCTCGATATTGTTAAGTTTTCTGCTGATGAAGCCCAAAAAAAACAAGCTGAGCAGTTAGTGGCTTTGTTAACGCCAGTGGCAAAAGCATTTATGACTGACATGGCTTATGAAAGCTGTAATCTTGGTCAAATGGTCTTTGGTGGTCACGGCTATGTGCGTGAATGGGGTCAAGAACAATTAGTGCGTGATGTACGTATTGCGCAAATTTATGAAGGCACTAATGGTATTCAAGCACTTGATTTATTAGGACGAAAAGTTGCAGCGAATAAAGCTAAGTTTCTTGATGTTTATGTTGCAGAGATCAACACCTTCATTGAAAAAAATACCCAGCAACAAGCTTTAGATAATTTTGTTAAGCCTTTAGCTAACGCTTTAAAGAAGCTTAGCACGGTTACTGAGTTGATCATCACTGAACAAGCTCATGATAAAAGTATGGTTGGCGCCTCAGCAACTGACTATTTAGCGGCTTTTGGCTTAGTTAGTTATGCCTACATGTGGGCGTTAATGGCAGAAAAATCATTAGATCAAAATGATGATGATTTCTACCAAGCCAAGCTATATGTTGGTGAATTTTTTATGGAAAGGTTATTGCCAAGAATTGATGGTCATATTCTTGCCATTGAAGCGGGAAGCAAAAGTTTAATGAGCATGCCGGAAGGGCTGTTTAATTATAATCACTAA
- a CDS encoding oxidoreductase produces MPSVPEKFTAFRIHKNDKTITSGFEQISLDDLTAGEVVIKVAYSDINYKDALAATGKGRILRTYPLVGGIDLSGVVVSSEDARFNTGDKVLVCGAQLSELYDGGYSEYAHVKADSVVNLPDGMSLRDVMALGTAGYTAALAIQRMEDNGQIPERGPIVVTGATGGVGSFAINMLSNIGYEVIAYTGKTEQEPYLKALGANRLINRNDIEMGTKPLENAQWGGAVDNVGGDTLAWLTRTTNVWGNIASIGLAGGFKLESTVMPFILRGVSLLGINSVEMPLSVRTQGWKRLASDLKPSQLALIAPTTIKFSDLPNAFDAYVNGTVTGRTVVEIDASLA; encoded by the coding sequence ATGCCGTCAGTTCCCGAAAAATTTACTGCTTTTCGTATTCATAAAAATGACAAAACAATTACCAGTGGCTTTGAGCAAATTAGCCTTGATGATTTGACCGCTGGCGAAGTCGTGATAAAAGTTGCTTATTCAGACATTAATTATAAAGATGCACTGGCAGCAACAGGTAAAGGACGCATTTTACGAACTTATCCCCTAGTGGGCGGTATTGATTTATCAGGTGTTGTGGTTAGCTCAGAAGATGCGCGCTTTAATACTGGTGATAAAGTCCTCGTTTGTGGTGCGCAACTCTCTGAGCTTTATGATGGTGGCTATAGTGAATACGCCCATGTCAAAGCTGATTCTGTGGTTAATTTACCTGACGGTATGAGTTTACGTGATGTGATGGCGTTAGGTACGGCGGGTTATACTGCCGCGCTAGCGATACAGCGTATGGAAGATAACGGCCAAATTCCTGAACGTGGTCCTATTGTTGTGACTGGTGCAACAGGCGGTGTTGGTAGCTTTGCTATCAATATGCTATCCAATATTGGTTATGAAGTGATTGCCTATACGGGGAAAACTGAACAAGAACCTTACTTAAAAGCGCTGGGCGCAAATAGGCTTATCAATCGCAATGATATTGAAATGGGCACTAAACCGCTAGAAAATGCACAATGGGGCGGGGCAGTTGATAACGTTGGTGGTGATACCTTAGCTTGGTTAACACGAACAACAAATGTGTGGGGCAATATTGCTTCGATTGGCCTTGCTGGCGGTTTCAAACTTGAATCGACAGTGATGCCATTCATTTTACGTGGTGTTAGCTTATTAGGAATTAACTCGGTTGAAATGCCATTGTCGGTTAGAACTCAAGGCTGGAAACGTTTAGCGAGTGATTTAAAACCTAGTCAGTTAGCGCTTATTGCACCAACGACAATCAAATTTTCTGATTTGCCGAATGCATTCGACGCCTATGTTAATGGCACAGTAACCGGCAGAACGGTTGTTGAAATTGACGCAAGCTTAGCTTAA
- a CDS encoding enoyl-CoA hydratase/isomerase family protein, which produces MSVVLFKELITNNDKKIAIAELNSPKSLNALSLEMMTLLITQLTLWQDDDDVVMVILQGAGDKAFCAGGDVVSLYHALTEQRKTVQPNEEFVVLDETTVRESLAYEFFTKEYYLDQFIHEYSKPVMVWGDGYVIGGGIGLFSGASHRVVTEKTLLAMPEITIGLYPDVGASWFLNKTPSNIGLFLGLTGAIFNAADAQYIGLADVIVNSVDEQAILDRLITVPWQNKAENAALLSEVLTEYSANCKTEIVSNVKNNEALISALSSYDNCADIHHAIINEEFDDQWLQSAQKKLKNGSPLSAALIYQQLKSSKDFTLAECFASELNLSLRCCQYPEFSEGVRALLVDKDKTPNWRYENINSVPENRVDWFFTPFTS; this is translated from the coding sequence ATGTCTGTTGTATTATTTAAAGAGTTAATTACTAACAATGATAAAAAAATAGCGATAGCTGAATTAAATTCGCCAAAGTCTCTAAATGCATTAAGTTTAGAAATGATGACGTTATTAATCACGCAATTAACACTTTGGCAAGATGACGACGATGTCGTTATGGTGATATTGCAAGGCGCTGGTGATAAAGCATTTTGTGCTGGTGGCGATGTTGTCAGTTTATATCATGCGTTAACAGAGCAACGTAAAACGGTACAGCCAAATGAAGAATTTGTCGTACTAGATGAAACAACCGTCCGTGAGAGTTTAGCCTACGAATTTTTTACTAAAGAATATTATTTAGACCAATTTATTCATGAATACAGCAAACCCGTTATGGTCTGGGGTGATGGTTATGTTATTGGTGGAGGAATTGGCTTATTCTCTGGTGCCAGTCATCGAGTAGTCACTGAAAAAACCTTATTAGCTATGCCGGAAATTACCATTGGTTTATATCCAGATGTTGGTGCTAGTTGGTTTCTTAATAAAACGCCGTCTAATATTGGTTTATTTTTGGGGTTAACGGGGGCTATTTTTAATGCCGCTGATGCCCAATACATAGGTTTGGCTGACGTGATAGTGAACAGCGTTGACGAACAAGCCATCCTAGATCGTTTGATAACAGTGCCTTGGCAAAATAAAGCAGAGAATGCTGCTTTACTATCCGAAGTGTTAACTGAGTATTCTGCAAACTGTAAAACTGAAATTGTTTCAAACGTTAAAAACAACGAAGCGCTTATATCAGCATTATCCTCTTATGATAATTGTGCTGATATTCATCACGCTATAATCAATGAAGAATTTGATGATCAGTGGCTACAAAGTGCACAAAAGAAATTAAAAAATGGTAGTCCTTTATCTGCAGCACTGATTTATCAGCAATTAAAGTCGAGTAAAGATTTTACGCTAGCGGAATGTTTTGCCAGTGAATTGAACTTGAGCTTACGCTGTTGTCAATATCCTGAATTCTCAGAAGGTGTTCGTGCGTTACTGGTTGATAAAGATAAAACACCTAATTGGCGCTATGAAAATATAAACAGCGTTCCAGAAAATAGAGTGGATTGGTTCTTCACACCATTTACCTCATAA
- a CDS encoding SDR family oxidoreductase, protein MNLNDKTIVVTGGGQGLGRAMALNLAKSGAKLALIDVNEEQLQATVALIEAAGSQAKYYLANVTNESEVEATFTKINDDFSGIDGLINNAGILRDGMFVKAKDGVVSKKMSLDQFQSVIDVNLTGVFLCGREAAVHMIEGKRKGVIINMSSIARGGNMGQTNYAASKAGVVAMTVTWARELGRHGIRVGAIAPGVIRTAMTDAMKPEMRQRLESMKPVGRLGEADEIAHTVNYIFENEFFTGRVVEIDGGLCM, encoded by the coding sequence ATGAATTTGAATGATAAAACGATTGTTGTTACTGGTGGTGGTCAAGGTTTAGGCCGCGCAATGGCATTAAACCTCGCAAAGTCAGGTGCTAAATTAGCCTTGATTGATGTCAATGAAGAACAGCTACAAGCAACGGTTGCTTTAATTGAAGCAGCAGGTTCGCAAGCAAAGTACTACTTAGCGAATGTAACCAATGAAAGTGAAGTAGAAGCAACGTTTACAAAAATTAATGACGATTTCTCAGGTATCGATGGCTTGATCAATAATGCCGGTATTTTGCGTGATGGTATGTTTGTTAAAGCAAAAGACGGTGTTGTCAGTAAAAAAATGTCATTGGATCAATTTCAGTCAGTCATTGATGTCAATTTAACCGGTGTATTTTTGTGTGGTCGAGAAGCTGCTGTGCACATGATTGAAGGCAAGCGTAAAGGCGTTATTATTAATATGTCATCAATTGCCCGTGGCGGTAATATGGGACAAACAAATTATGCTGCATCAAAAGCGGGTGTAGTTGCAATGACAGTAACATGGGCAAGAGAACTTGGTCGTCACGGTATTCGTGTAGGTGCTATAGCACCCGGTGTTATTCGCACGGCAATGACTGATGCCATGAAACCTGAAATGCGTCAACGTTTAGAAAGTATGAAGCCGGTTGGGCGTTTAGGTGAAGCGGATGAAATAGCTCATACCGTTAACTATATTTTTGAAAATGAATTTTTCACTGGCCGAGTAGTAGAAATTGATGGTGGTCTTTGTATGTAA
- the gmhB gene encoding D-glycero-beta-D-manno-heptose 1,7-bisphosphate 7-phosphatase produces the protein MNKALFLDRDGIINVDHGYVHRIEDFEFVTGIFDLCRLAASKGYQIFVITNQAGIARGYYDKATFEALSTWMANVFAEQGITIAKVYYCPHHPSKGINEFVMPCNCRKPEPGMIMQAQQEFSINLAESIFIGDKPSDMQAASNAGIKTRILVDSRYTNEPHEVKLSEIIKLDALNQASKYIE, from the coding sequence ATGAATAAAGCACTATTTTTAGATAGAGATGGCATTATTAATGTTGACCATGGCTACGTTCACAGAATTGAAGATTTCGAATTTGTTACCGGTATTTTTGATTTATGTCGATTAGCCGCATCTAAAGGTTATCAAATTTTTGTCATCACTAACCAAGCGGGTATTGCTAGGGGCTATTACGACAAAGCAACCTTCGAGGCATTATCGACCTGGATGGCTAATGTATTTGCTGAGCAGGGAATAACTATCGCTAAAGTGTATTATTGTCCTCACCATCCTTCGAAAGGAATAAATGAATTTGTTATGCCGTGCAATTGTCGAAAGCCTGAGCCAGGTATGATCATGCAAGCGCAACAAGAGTTTTCTATTAACCTCGCTGAAAGTATTTTTATTGGTGATAAGCCATCAGATATGCAAGCGGCAAGTAATGCTGGCATTAAAACTAGAATATTAGTTGATAGCCGCTATACTAATGAGCCACATGAAGTGAAACTTTCAGAGATTATTAAGCTTGATGCGTTAAATCAAGCGAGTAAGTACATAGAATAA
- a CDS encoding biopolymer transporter ExbD — MSRKKHMHEEQEADVDMTPMLDIVFILLIFFIVTTSFIKEEGLLINRPKAKNNPSQVNSPTVVVQIAETGQLKFNGKLVDIERLSARIESFLSENQTNSAVVIADPEASHEMVVNVIDRIKPFQQLTISIGK; from the coding sequence ATGAGCCGAAAAAAGCATATGCATGAAGAACAAGAAGCTGATGTAGATATGACGCCAATGTTAGATATCGTTTTCATCTTATTAATATTTTTCATCGTAACAACATCCTTCATCAAAGAAGAAGGGCTATTAATTAATAGACCAAAAGCGAAAAACAATCCTTCACAGGTAAATAGCCCAACTGTAGTTGTGCAAATAGCTGAGACAGGTCAATTAAAGTTTAATGGTAAATTAGTTGATATCGAGAGGCTATCAGCGCGTATAGAGAGCTTTTTATCGGAAAACCAAACCAACAGTGCAGTGGTCATTGCTGATCCAGAAGCAAGCCATGAAATGGTGGTAAATGTAATTGACCGAATTAAACCATTTCAGCAGCTAACAATATCAATTGGTAAGTAA